Part of the Candidatus Hydrogenedentota bacterium genome, GAACTCCCTTCCCGAATCGTCTTTCGCCTCCAGCACATTCTCCCCGTCGCGCTTGCCCTTGGCGGAGATTATGTAGTGGCCACGGTCCTCGTCTTTCCCGCCGAGAACAAACACGTAGCCGGTCTTGCCGACTACGATGTCCATGATGCCTTCGCGGATCGCTTTTACGCTTTCCTGCTTGAAGGCGACGCCCAGAGCGCCGATCACGGTGGTCCCGTCCAGCAGGGGCTCATAGCCCGCTATATAGGCCTCGCCCTGAATGTAGGTCTGACCAAAATAATGCTGGCCCGCCTTGAGGGCCGTGGCAACGGGATGGGGTGTCCCGTCGTCCTTGACCATGGGAATGGTAGTGCCAAGGGCGCGCTTCCCGTCCGGACCCAACACGGTGGTCGCCACGCGAACAAGATCGCCCGCCTCGTTGAGTGTCTGGAAGATGGCCACCGCACCATTCGTCGCCGCCACGAGATCGTCCAAAACCGGCGTGGGACTTGCCGGACTGCTAACTTGTCCAAACCAGCTTTCGCCGATCATCATCTTGGGAAGCGTCACGGGCCGTCCGTCGACCTGCCAGGTAGCGGTCTCTGTGCTCAGATGGACACCGCCGGACGCATCCAACAGCTCCTTCGCCATGTCGAGGTCGCTCTCCAGCTTCTGGAGCAGATTCTCGTGCTGAACGCGACACATCAGCCATACGTTGCGCGCGACCTGGGTGACTTCATCCTGACCCAGTTTATTCAACTCGGTCACGACTTCGGCCTGCATTGGACCGCTTCGGACGTAAACCGTCGAGATGGAGACGATTGTGGAGACCAGGACGGCCATTCCTGTCAGGGAGAGAATCTTGGTGCGAAGTTTCACAAAAGTGTTCCTCTTCGAGGTGAGGCGTATGCGAAAAAACCCGGCAGATCACGCCTGATTGCGCGGCTGTGATTTCCCACCCCGACGAATATCACAACCGTATTGCGATGTGATTGGAAGGCTTCGCGCAGCCCGAAATGAAGCTCCAATCTGAGAGAGACGGAACGGCGAGATAGCACGAACTCGCGCCGCCCAACTCCCTATCATTAATACACCCGAGGACCATAAGTTGTCAATAATAAATTACATTATCGCTATGGACCTGTCTTGCAGCGGAAGCTGTCCGTACTATGTTACTGTTGATAAGGACCAGAGGATTGGTGTCGGGTTGAAGCTTTCGAGACGGGATTGGGGAATCAGGGCTTGCGTGGGACCGCGCTCCCCATCCCTTCAGTGAAACCATTCCCCGCCGGGTTGCTTCCCCATTCCCCAGCCGTGGTTCAGCGGGCCACTTCCTTTGCCGAATCCGGGCCAGGCTTGTTCCAGCGCGCCGTTGAGGTAAGTCTTGGCGCTTTCGATGGCTGCTTTCAGATTCATGCCCTGGCCCAGGCGCGTGGCGATGGCGGAGGCGAGGGTGCAGCCCGTCCCGTGGCCTCCCGTGGTGTGAATTCTTGGTGCCCGGAACGCGGTCCATTCGACGCCGTCATAAAGCCAGTCCACCACCTCGTCGTCCGTGCCGTGGCCGCCTTTGATGAGTACGTTCTTCGCACCGAGATCGCGGATGATGCATCCGGCGGCTTCGAGGCTCTGTTGATCGGTGATGCGCAATCCCGTCAACGCGTCGGCCTCGGGCAAGTTGGGGGTGATCACGGTGGCGTGGCGGAGCAGCCGCGTGATGACAAGCTCCTGCGCGTCTTCGTCGATGAGGCGGGCGCCGCTGGTGGCCACCATGACGGGATCGAGCACGAGGGGAATCGCGGGGTGGCTGTCGAGCACATCGGCGATGGCCTCGATGATCTCACGGTTGAGAAGCATGCCGGTCTTGATGGCGTCGACACCGGGATCGACCAGCACGGCCTCGATTTGCTTGGCGACCATTTCGGGATCGATGCCCTGGACGCCGGTGACGCCGAGGGTGTTTTGCGCGGTGATGGCGGTGATGGCCGACATGCCGTAGCCGCCGAGGGCGAGGATGGTCTTGAGGTCGGCCTGGATGCCCGCGCCGCCGCTGGAGTCGCTGCCGGCAATGGTGAGTATGCGCGCGGGGTGGCTCATCCGAGGACTCCCGCTACGCAGGCGGTGCAGAAGCAGGCCAGGGTGCCGGCGGCGAAGGCTTTCACGCTCATGGCGGCGACTTCGGCGCGGCGCTCGGGCATGAGGCCGTCGAGCCCGCCGATGAGAATACCGAGGCTGCCGGGATTGGCGAAGCCGCAGAGGGCGTAGGTGGCGATCATGCGCGAACGCTCGGAGAGCGCGCCGGATTCGATCATGGGTTTCATCTTTTCGTAAGCCAGGAACTCGTTGAAGACCGATTTGGTGGCAAGCAGTTCGGAGACGGCCCCGAGGTCGCCCAGGGGCACGCCCATTATGAAGGCGAAGGGACGGAAGGCCCAGCCCATGATTTCCGTGGTGGTGAGGCCGGTCACCCGCACCACGGCCAGATCGAGCAGGAAGATGAGCCCTACAAAGACGATAAGCATGGCGGCCACATTCAGCGCCATGGCCACGCCCGTGTGGGCGCCCCGCGCGGCGGCGTCGAATATGTTTTCACTCTCCACCGGCAGGACGATCTTCTCGTTGCCCATGGTTTTGGGCGTGCCGAGCTCGGGAATCATGATTTTCGCCATGACCAGGGCGGCGGGCGCGCTCATGAGCGAAGCGGCGAGGAGATGCCCCGGCTCCGCGCCGAAGCCCGCATAGGCCACCATGACGCTGGCCGCGATGGTGGCGAGGAACGCGGTCATGATGGTGAAGATCTCGGAGCGGGTCATACCTTTGAGGTGGCTGCCGAGAGCGCTCACGGATTCGATGCCGAGAAATACCAGCAGCGCCGCCGCGAAGGTCTCCGCGCCGGAGGTCTTCAGCGTGCGCCGCATCACCCAGGCGATACCCCGAATCACCCACTGCACCACGCCGAGGTGGAGCAGGATTGCCGACAGTGCGGACACGAAGATGATGACCGGGAGCACCTGAAAGGCGATAACCGCGGTGATGATCGCGGGGCCTTCGGACTGGGGCGCGCCATCGGGACCGAAGCCCACGCGTTCCACAAAGAAAATCTCGCTGAGATTTCCGAAGACGAAGCTGCCGCCCGCCGCGCTGGCCTCGGTGATGATGTCGAAGCCCTTCCGCACCCCATCGAAGAACTTCTCGCCCGCCTGCGTGTGCATGACCAGCAGGCCCAGGGCGAACTGGAGGCCCATGCCCCAGGCCACCAGCCGCCAGGGCACCGCGCGGCGATTTTCCGAGAGGGCCCAGGCCAGACCCACGAGCACAAAGAGCCCGGCGAAGCTGATGGCGCGAAGAAGGGGATCGGTCATGGTGGCCTGGGCTTTCGTTTGGGGTTGGGGAATGGGTCTTATGGGTCTTATGGGTCTTATGGGTCTTATGGGTCTTATGGGTCTTATGGGTCGTATGGGTCGTATGGGTCGTATGGGTCCGTATGGGTCATTGTTTCATAAGACCGATTGGTCCCAGACGCCCCATCAAAGCACGGGCGCTGCTCCTGCTTTCTCGGTCGTCTCTGGCACCACCACCTTCGGCCGCCGCACGACCACGAGCCGGTGGGCTATCAGGGCCGCGATCAGGCCAACAAACGAGCCCGCGTAGATGTCTTCAAAAAAGTGCTGGGACAAATACACCCGGCTGTAGGCCCCGAGCAGCGCCAGGAAAAACAGCACCGCGCGGAGCGTCCGCCAGGGGGTAAGCAGCATGAGCGCCGTGGCCAGGGCAAACGCTATGGCGCTGTGGCCCGAGGGAAAGGAATAGAAACTGTGCAGGTCCACGCCCGGCACCAGGTAGAGGGGTGTGGGCTCGCCGAAAAACGCGGCGGGCCGGGGCACGGGGCCGAAGACCTGCTGCTTGAGCAATTGGCTCGTGAGCCCGGCGATCAGGCAGGCGAGAAAGACCGAGGCCCCCCAGCGAAAACGCACGAAGCAGAGCGCAATGGCCAGCCCATAAGCGAAGTACCCCTCGCCAAGATAGTTGGCGTACACAAAAAAGGAGTCCCAACCGGCGACATTCACATTGTTGAACGTGAGATGGAGATCGGGCTGCTCGGTGGTCGCGATGATGAGACCCGCGAGGAGAGCCCAAACGGTAAAGAGGCCAAAATAGGGTCGGTGCGACTTCAGGTACGCGCGCATGGGTGTGGGGCTTCGCCTTTTCGGATGCGCCGGTCGCACGCGACGCCAAGGGTCGCCTGGACCGGAGATTCTTCAGGTTCTCGCCCTATGATATCGAATTTCGGACGGCGGATTCCCGAAAATTCCGCGTCATGGATCACCTTCGACCCTATTTTTTTCCGAAAGGTGCTCGAAGAGCCGTTTTGGGCATCCTGCGGGGTGACCACGCCTCCGCCCTAGCTTTTCCACCATTTTTCCACACACCACAACAAATGGTAGGACCCTGAGAACACCATAGGCCGATCTACAATATATTGTGCTTGCCCCACGCAGCCACCGGCTCACCAACCCCACTGGGTAGCGGTGTGGCCGCGCACCACCACTACCAACAGTAGGCCTATCGTCAAATTTCTGACTGGGCCCCGGCAGGGGGCTCAACGGCGTCCCAGCACCCGCCACGGAGCGTGGGAAGCCTTGTGAATACAGGGTTTTCGGGGCCCTCCAGGGCGATTTCCGGGGGGGAATTCGGGCGAAAAAAAGGGTGCCGGACTGAGCGGTGTATCATTTTCAAACACTATACAAAATCAACTATATGTTGTATACTTTTCCCAGATGGCTACCATATTTTGTAGCTTCGGATAGGCCTTGTGCATGAGAAAACCGTGCAAATCCAGAATAACCCCTGCACCAAAAAAGGGCTTTACAATGCCGGATCAAGGGCCTATAATGCGGCTTATCCTTTCGGTGTGGCCCGGTAGTCTTGGGGCCGCACTGCCCGAAAAATCCTGGTCAAAAAATGTATCACTTCTGCCGATGGAGTCCTGTGTCTCCGCGATGAAGTGTGAATAGTGTGGAAAGTGAAATCTCGTGAAGTTCGTCAAGCCTAAAGTATTCCTCGTCGGTGAAACCCGCATCATAGAACAGGGGCTCCAGGACTACCTGGAACACGTGGGCGCGACCAAGTGGAAGACCGACGCGCCGAGCGATTCCGAGAAACTTGCCGAGGTGATGGGCCGCCTGTGCTACCGCTCCTTCGAGCCCGGCATGAACCCGAACGTGACCCGGGTGCGCGAGGGCAACGCGACCTACCTGAGCAACATCATCAATGTGGGCCACGGCAGCGTGGTGGAGCATCCCGTGCTCAATTTCATCTTTTCCGATGTGAGCCGGGTGGTGACCCACGAGCTGGTGCGCCACCGCGCGGGCACCGCCATGAGCCAGGAGTCCCTCCGCTTTGTGCGCCTCGACAACCTCTCGGCCTATGTGCCCATGTGCATCGAGGAGAACGACGAGGGCATGGCCATTTTCGTGAAGACCATGGAGCAGCTCGAAGAACTCCAGCGGACCCTGGCCACGGTCTATGACATTGACCACGAAGAGAAGTTCGCGGTGAAGAAGAAGCTGACCTCCGCCTTCCGCCGCGTGGCCCCCATCGGCCTGGCGACGACGATTGGCTGGTCGTGCAACTTCCGCACGCTGCGGCATGTGCTGGAAAACCGCACGGACCCCCACGCGGAAGAGGAGATTCGCTATCTCTTCGCGGAGGTCTTCAACGTAGTGAAGGATCGCTACCCCAACCTGTTGGGCGATTATGAGACGGAGATGGTAGACGGGCTGCCCTGGATCAAGACGGCCCACCGGAAAATTTAGCAATAGAATGCGGCACGGCCGTCTCGGCTGTGGTTTGAAAAGGAATGTGGCACAGGCGTCTCGCCTGTGATTCAAATTGAATGCGCGCTTGAAGGCCCGGGGTAAGGGACTCGCGCGAGGTCGAGTAGTGGATAACGGCGAAGCGGAACACGCCGAGGAGAAACGCGTCATGTATACGGGACATTCAACATCGGAGACGGGAGTCATGTTTCAGGTCAAATCGTATTTTAAGCTGGCCGAGGGATTCCTCGCCCAGTATCGGGGTCAACAGCCCGATTGGGGCCCCCTGGGCTACATCACCTTCAAGCGCACCTATGCCCGCGTGATCGATGCGGAGCAGAAGCGCACCGAGGAATACTGGGAAACGCTCCGTCGCGTTGTCGAAGGCTGCTACACCATCCAGATGAACCACTGCCATGCCCTGAAGCTGCCCTGGAAGCCGGACAAGGCCCAGCGCTCCGCCCAGGAAATGTTCAAGCTCATGTGGGACTTCAAGTTCCTGCCCCCCGGCCGCGGCCTGTGGATGATGGGCTCGGACTATATCTACATCCGCGGATCCGCGGCGCTGAACAACTGCGCCTTCGTGTCCACCGAAGAGATCGACACCGACTTCGCCGAGCCGTTCTGCTTCCTCATGGATATGTCCATGCTCGGCGTGGGCGTGGCCTTTGACACCAAGGGCGCCGGACAGCTCACCATTCAGGATCCCCAGATCGCCGAGTACACCCACGTGGTGGAAGACTCCAAAGAAGGCTGGTGCGACCTCATCCGCGCCGTGCTCAACGCCTATGCCGGCCGCGGGAAGAGCCCGGCCCACATCGACTACAGCAAGATCCGCCCCATGGGTTCGCCCATCAAGACCTTCGGCGGCATCGCCCCCGGACCCGGACCGATCATCGAGTGCATTGAGAACATTAAGAAGATCCTTGGACCGCGCGCGGGCCATGCCATCTCCTCCACCGACATCACCGATCTGATGAACGTCATCGGCAAGTGCGTGGTGTCCGGCGGCGTGCGCCGCACGGCGGAGCTGGCCCTGGGCGATCCGAACGACGGCGAATACCTCAAGCTGAAAGATCCCAAGCTCCACGGCGACAAGCTCACCGCCTGGCGCTGGGCCTCCAACAACAGCGTAAGCGCCGTCGAAGGCATGGACTACACCAAAGTGGGCGCCCAGACCGCGAAAAACGGCGAGCCCGGCTACTTCTGGAAAGAGACCGCCCGCGCCTACGGTCGCATGAAAGACAGCCCCACCTGGGCCGACGCCAAGATCGCCGGCACCAACCCCTGCGCCGAGCAGAGCCTGGAAAGCTACGAGATCTGCAACCTCGTGGAGACCTTCCCCAGCCGCCACGCCACCCTCGAAGAGTACAAGCGCACCCTCAAGTTCGCCTACCTCTACGCCAAGACCGTGACCCTAATCCCCACGCACAACGAGCGCACCAACGCCATCATGCTGCGCAACCGCCGCATCGGCCTCAGCCAGAGCGGCATCGTCGAAAGCTTCCAGCGCCACGGCCGCCGCGAACACTTCCGCTGGTGCGACCTGGGCTATGAATACATCGGCAAGCTCGACAAGATCTACTCCTCCTGGCTGTGCATACCCGAGAGCGTGAAAAAGACCAGCGTGAAGCCCAGCGGCACCGTCTCCCTGCTGCCCGGCGTCACCCCCGGCATCCACTACGCCCACTCGGAATACTACTTCCGCACCATCCGCGTGGATAAGACCAGCCCGCTCATCGAGCCCATCAAAAAGGCCGGCTACCGCGTCGAAGAATCCGTCTACGGCGACAACACCCTCATCGTGTACTTCCCCGTCCACGAAGAATTCTTCGACCGCTCCAAGACCGACGTCTCCGTGTGGGAGCAGGTGGAAAACGTCGCCCAGATGCAATACTACTGGGCCGACAACCAGGTCAGCGCCACCATCACCTTCCACCCGCAAGAGGCCAAGGACATCCCCTACATCCTCGAGCTCTACGAGTCCCGCTTGAAATCCATCAGCTTCCTCCCGCTGACGGAACACAACTACGCCCAGGCCCCCTACCAGGCCATCACCCGCGAGGCCTACCTCGGCGCCCTGGAAAAACTGAAGCCCCTCAACTTCGAAAGCCTCAACACCGACGAAGCCCAGGACCTCTTCTGCGACGGCGACAAATGCGAAATCAACGTCGCACCCCACCTGCCCGAACAGCAGGAAGTGGAATTCCCCGAGAAAGAAGAAGTGAGAAGGGGCAGCAAGACGGAGGTCGGGGTGTAAGGCGATGATGATGGGGCGCGGGGTCGAGATGAATACGAGATAGAGTGCCCACGGGGCGCGCAGTGCAATAGGCGCTGCGCGCCCCTGTTTCATATTTGAAACTACTTGGTTATTTGCGCGTTTATGTGCGGCACTCCGCGGACGTGGGGACCGTATTCTTGGATCCTACTATAATACTTGCTACTATATTTCCCATCGGAAACACTGCACATTACACAATCTGATAAAAG contains:
- the thiD gene encoding bifunctional hydroxymethylpyrimidine kinase/phosphomethylpyrimidine kinase; this encodes MSHPARILTIAGSDSSGGAGIQADLKTILALGGYGMSAITAITAQNTLGVTGVQGIDPEMVAKQIEAVLVDPGVDAIKTGMLLNREIIEAIADVLDSHPAIPLVLDPVMVATSGARLIDEDAQELVITRLLRHATVITPNLPEADALTGLRITDQQSLEAAGCIIRDLGAKNVLIKGGHGTDDEVVDWLYDGVEWTAFRAPRIHTTGGHGTGCTLASAIATRLGQGMNLKAAIESAKTYLNGALEQAWPGFGKGSGPLNHGWGMGKQPGGEWFH
- a CDS encoding NupC/NupG family nucleoside CNT transporter, with protein sequence MTDPLLRAISFAGLFVLVGLAWALSENRRAVPWRLVAWGMGLQFALGLLVMHTQAGEKFFDGVRKGFDIITEASAAGGSFVFGNLSEIFFVERVGFGPDGAPQSEGPAIITAVIAFQVLPVIIFVSALSAILLHLGVVQWVIRGIAWVMRRTLKTSGAETFAAALLVFLGIESVSALGSHLKGMTRSEIFTIMTAFLATIAASVMVAYAGFGAEPGHLLAASLMSAPAALVMAKIMIPELGTPKTMGNEKIVLPVESENIFDAAARGAHTGVAMALNVAAMLIVFVGLIFLLDLAVVRVTGLTTTEIMGWAFRPFAFIMGVPLGDLGAVSELLATKSVFNEFLAYEKMKPMIESGALSERSRMIATYALCGFANPGSLGILIGGLDGLMPERRAEVAAMSVKAFAAGTLACFCTACVAGVLG
- a CDS encoding phosphatase PAP2 family protein translates to MRAYLKSHRPYFGLFTVWALLAGLIIATTEQPDLHLTFNNVNVAGWDSFFVYANYLGEGYFAYGLAIALCFVRFRWGASVFLACLIAGLTSQLLKQQVFGPVPRPAAFFGEPTPLYLVPGVDLHSFYSFPSGHSAIAFALATALMLLTPWRTLRAVLFFLALLGAYSRVYLSQHFFEDIYAGSFVGLIAALIAHRLVVVRRPKVVVPETTEKAGAAPVL
- the thyX gene encoding FAD-dependent thymidylate synthase → MKFVKPKVFLVGETRIIEQGLQDYLEHVGATKWKTDAPSDSEKLAEVMGRLCYRSFEPGMNPNVTRVREGNATYLSNIINVGHGSVVEHPVLNFIFSDVSRVVTHELVRHRAGTAMSQESLRFVRLDNLSAYVPMCIEENDEGMAIFVKTMEQLEELQRTLATVYDIDHEEKFAVKKKLTSAFRRVAPIGLATTIGWSCNFRTLRHVLENRTDPHAEEEIRYLFAEVFNVVKDRYPNLLGDYETEMVDGLPWIKTAHRKI